From one Candidatus Aegiribacteria sp. genomic stretch:
- a CDS encoding HAD family phosphatase codes for MIRFDGLAEAWDKCNAVLFDFDGVLADSEPFFRRSWNVALEPWDHSISPEDYWLYWSSLGEGLEGEIRRHGLRNIDVDQAVSSQRKIYEGYCRRGDIPLFPRVRELLDRLSSEEGTSARSFCIASNTPSWIVKEILQHSHAHVPALVGGEGLRKKPAPDIFLLAASKLGVSPSDTLVFEDSWKGIRAAEEGGFQSVLVLNDLNRGFDIKPGYIINGIGAILALLDTADRN; via the coding sequence ATGATCAGATTTGACGGACTGGCTGAGGCATGGGATAAATGCAACGCTGTCCTTTTCGACTTTGACGGTGTTCTGGCGGACAGCGAGCCTTTTTTCAGAAGATCCTGGAATGTTGCCCTGGAGCCATGGGACCATTCAATTTCTCCTGAGGATTACTGGCTCTACTGGTCTTCCCTTGGTGAAGGACTTGAAGGTGAAATTCGGAGACATGGACTCAGGAATATAGATGTTGATCAGGCAGTTTCTTCTCAGAGGAAGATATATGAGGGCTATTGCAGGCGGGGTGATATCCCGCTATTCCCACGGGTACGGGAGTTGCTGGACAGGCTTTCCTCAGAAGAAGGAACTTCCGCGCGATCGTTCTGTATTGCTTCAAATACGCCTTCATGGATTGTTAAGGAAATTCTTCAGCATTCCCATGCTCATGTCCCTGCTCTTGTAGGAGGAGAGGGTTTAAGGAAAAAGCCGGCTCCTGACATTTTCCTGCTTGCCGCTTCAAAGCTGGGAGTTTCACCTTCCGATACCCTGGTCTTCGAGGATTCCTGGAAAGGCATCAGGGCAGCGGAGGAAGGCGGTTTTCAAAGTGTTCTTGTGCTTAACGACCTTAATCGCGGGTTTGACATTAAGCCAGGATATATAATAAACGGTATAGGAGCTATTCTTGCGCTCCTTGATACAGCAGACAGGAATTGA
- a CDS encoding phosphate butyryltransferase, with the protein MFKNFFEIRQAAKDISDARVAVPMGHDPASMKALITAVEEDLASAVVFGPASGVKDTLSILGMNLPSGIEIVDTEDQEKAAADAVRMVRSGEASILMKGMLKTSIFQKAMLERDTGLRTGRVLSHVAVVSAPDIDRLIIITDGGMNIRPEADEVVQIALNASDVIMKLGAEKPLVALLAAIETENPKMPETIRFSEVARRGIPGLEVLGPVAVDGALDPESAAVKNITGPVAGKANILITPDIACGNILAKGLMYMAGAEIGGLIMGAAAPVVMLSRSDKPLTKLNSLALGVVVSGGCNV; encoded by the coding sequence TTGTTCAAGAATTTCTTTGAAATCAGACAGGCCGCAAAAGACATTTCCGATGCCAGGGTGGCCGTTCCGATGGGACATGATCCGGCTTCTATGAAAGCCCTGATTACCGCTGTGGAGGAGGATCTGGCCTCGGCTGTTGTTTTTGGTCCCGCATCGGGAGTGAAGGATACGCTTTCGATTCTGGGGATGAACCTTCCATCAGGAATAGAGATTGTTGATACGGAAGATCAGGAGAAAGCAGCAGCAGATGCTGTAAGGATGGTCAGATCGGGAGAGGCTTCAATCCTTATGAAGGGCATGCTGAAAACTTCGATATTTCAGAAAGCCATGCTTGAACGTGATACAGGTCTTCGTACAGGTCGGGTTCTGAGCCATGTAGCTGTTGTGAGTGCGCCTGACATTGACAGATTGATCATAATCACCGATGGAGGCATGAACATACGGCCTGAAGCTGACGAAGTCGTACAGATAGCACTCAATGCGTCCGATGTAATAATGAAACTGGGCGCGGAGAAACCCCTTGTTGCTCTGCTTGCCGCGATCGAGACAGAGAATCCCAAAATGCCCGAGACAATCCGCTTCTCTGAAGTAGCCAGGAGGGGTATTCCCGGACTGGAAGTTCTTGGACCGGTGGCAGTTGATGGGGCTCTGGATCCTGAATCCGCGGCAGTGAAGAACATTACGGGACCGGTTGCCGGAAAAGCAAACATACTGATCACACCTGATATCGCATGCGGCAACATCCTGGCGAAAGGATTGATGTATATGGCTGGAGCGGAGATAGGGGGCCTGATCATGGGAGCGGCTGCTCCGGTGGTTATGCTTTCACGCTCTGATAAACCTCTGACAAAACTGAATTCTCTCGCTCTTGGAGTAGTAGTTTCCGGAGGATGCAATGTCTGA
- the buk gene encoding butyrate kinase — MSEEGRLILAINPGGTSTKLGLFRETEQLFEKNIRHLPEELGKFETTFAQHEFRKKIVLNTLAEAGHDISDLKAVVGRGGAFKPLKSGTYRVNRKLVDDIREGTTLQADHPSNLGALLAFSIAEPLAVAAFIVDPVCVDEMIDEARLSGLPCLPRISLSHALNIRMVAYKAAERLEKNLDEINLVVLHLGSGISVNALRKGKMIDTSQANDGGPFSPQRVGALPTTGLARLCFSGDYNWKDMKRMLLKEGGLYAYTGTDHVGEAVERAEEGDETADLALRAMAYQIIKEGGAMAAALHGDVDAVVITGGIAHNRWMTDRLREGLGFLGDMIVFPGEEELEALARGVLRVLDSVEEEKTYD, encoded by the coding sequence ATGTCTGAGGAAGGAAGACTGATTCTTGCAATCAATCCGGGAGGAACTTCTACAAAACTAGGTCTCTTCCGGGAAACAGAGCAGCTGTTTGAGAAAAACATCAGGCACCTGCCGGAAGAACTGGGCAAGTTTGAAACCACATTCGCTCAACATGAATTCCGAAAGAAAATTGTACTGAATACCCTTGCTGAAGCGGGACATGATATTTCAGACCTGAAGGCTGTTGTTGGTAGAGGCGGAGCTTTCAAACCATTGAAAAGCGGAACCTACAGGGTAAACAGAAAACTTGTTGATGATATACGGGAAGGAACAACTCTGCAGGCTGATCATCCGTCAAATCTCGGAGCCCTTCTTGCCTTCAGTATAGCGGAGCCTTTAGCGGTAGCCGCTTTTATTGTCGATCCTGTGTGCGTTGATGAAATGATTGACGAGGCAAGACTTTCCGGCCTCCCATGCCTTCCAAGAATCAGCCTGAGCCATGCTCTCAATATCCGGATGGTGGCGTATAAGGCAGCCGAAAGGCTTGAGAAAAACCTTGATGAAATCAATCTGGTTGTACTGCACCTCGGGAGCGGGATATCGGTAAATGCTCTGAGAAAAGGAAAAATGATTGATACCAGCCAGGCAAATGATGGAGGTCCGTTCAGCCCTCAGAGAGTAGGGGCGCTTCCAACTACGGGCCTTGCCAGACTATGTTTTTCGGGAGACTATAACTGGAAAGACATGAAAAGAATGCTCCTGAAAGAAGGGGGCCTTTATGCCTATACGGGAACAGACCATGTCGGAGAAGCGGTGGAAAGAGCAGAAGAAGGAGACGAAACCGCCGATCTTGCGCTCAGGGCAATGGCTTATCAGATAATCAAGGAAGGTGGCGCGATGGCGGCTGCTCTTCACGGAGATGTAGATGCTGTTGTAATTACCGGAGGAATTGCGCATAACAGATGGATGACGGACAGGCTGAGGGAAGGCCTGGGATTCCTCGGAGATATGATTGTCTTCCCTGGCGAGGAGGAGCTGGAAGCTCTTGCCAGAGGAGTGCTGAGAGTTCTGGACTCAGTTGAGGAAGAAAAAACTTACGATTAG
- the iorA gene encoding indolepyruvate ferredoxin oxidoreductase subunit alpha, with protein sequence MRKKLNTIVDGTLLLSGNEAIARGAWESGVHFASAYPGTPSTEILEAIGDDYDEIDAQWAPNEKVSLEVIAGASFAGARVLSAMKHVGLNVAADPLFTLSYIGATGGIVIISADDPGMHSSQNEQDNRLMAKAAKVVCLEPSDSQEAKDMVGEALSISEDFDTPVLIRVTTRICHSKSIVKVGPRREVPVKGYVADIAKRVPIPSNARKMHSRVVKRLKDLSAWGSESSLNWIEDGDRSVGIITSGISYQYVKEVCPEACLLKIGMSNPLPWNQIEKFVGMVDKVIFVEEGEPFLEERVRSKFLIPAIGKDIISNEGELNPELVRIALHPGTTKTITFYEPELPARPPALCPGCPHRGAFYCLSKLNGSSTGDIGCYTLGMMPPYNALETTVCMGASIGVLSGIEKAVGREGMGKLVAAIGESTFVHSGITGLIDMVYNGNTGTVMIMDNSLTAMTGGQENPTTGKNLRGEPAPVLDLVKIVEACGVKYIKVVDPHDLAEMEKTFKEEFERDELSVIITRRPCVMCYRPVKKSVALLDPEKCIGCKLCMKLGCPAISWEEDKPDISKLLCWPNCDLCVQVCPVDAISKDMEGLE encoded by the coding sequence ATGAGAAAAAAACTCAATACGATTGTAGATGGAACTCTCCTTCTCTCAGGAAACGAAGCCATCGCAAGAGGCGCCTGGGAGTCCGGCGTGCATTTCGCGTCAGCCTACCCCGGCACTCCTTCAACAGAGATCCTTGAAGCAATTGGAGATGACTACGACGAGATTGACGCTCAATGGGCTCCCAATGAGAAAGTCAGTCTTGAGGTTATTGCGGGAGCGTCGTTTGCCGGAGCGAGAGTGTTATCCGCAATGAAGCATGTGGGGCTCAATGTAGCCGCTGACCCTCTTTTCACGCTCAGCTACATAGGAGCAACAGGTGGAATAGTCATAATATCCGCGGATGATCCGGGTATGCATTCCAGCCAGAACGAACAGGACAACCGTCTTATGGCGAAAGCGGCAAAAGTAGTCTGCCTTGAACCTTCCGACAGCCAGGAAGCCAAAGACATGGTTGGAGAGGCTCTTTCGATATCAGAGGATTTCGACACCCCTGTTCTCATCAGAGTCACTACCAGAATCTGCCACTCAAAGAGTATCGTGAAGGTGGGCCCCCGCCGGGAAGTTCCAGTGAAGGGGTATGTGGCTGACATAGCAAAAAGAGTTCCTATCCCGTCGAACGCGAGGAAAATGCATTCAAGAGTCGTTAAAAGACTCAAAGACCTTTCCGCCTGGGGTTCTGAAAGCTCTCTCAACTGGATTGAGGACGGCGACCGCTCTGTAGGTATCATAACCAGCGGAATTTCGTACCAGTATGTAAAAGAGGTCTGCCCGGAAGCATGCCTGCTGAAGATAGGCATGTCTAATCCATTGCCCTGGAACCAGATAGAAAAATTTGTCGGTATGGTTGACAAAGTGATCTTCGTTGAGGAAGGAGAGCCATTCCTTGAAGAAAGAGTACGTTCAAAATTCCTAATTCCCGCGATCGGCAAGGATATTATTTCAAATGAGGGGGAACTGAATCCGGAATTAGTCAGGATAGCTCTCCATCCGGGTACGACAAAGACGATCACATTTTATGAACCGGAACTTCCCGCCAGACCTCCGGCGCTTTGCCCCGGCTGTCCCCATAGAGGCGCTTTTTACTGCCTGAGCAAGCTGAATGGCAGTTCCACCGGGGATATAGGCTGTTACACTCTGGGAATGATGCCGCCATATAATGCGCTTGAGACAACTGTCTGCATGGGCGCTTCTATTGGAGTACTGAGCGGGATTGAAAAAGCTGTTGGCAGAGAAGGAATGGGAAAACTCGTTGCCGCAATTGGAGAATCAACGTTTGTACATTCAGGGATTACCGGACTCATCGACATGGTTTACAATGGAAATACCGGTACTGTAATGATAATGGACAACAGTCTTACTGCAATGACCGGCGGCCAGGAAAACCCCACGACAGGCAAGAATCTGAGGGGAGAACCCGCGCCAGTACTTGATCTGGTCAAAATAGTTGAAGCCTGCGGAGTAAAGTATATCAAAGTTGTCGACCCTCATGACCTTGCGGAGATGGAGAAAACCTTCAAGGAGGAGTTCGAAAGAGACGAACTTTCAGTGATTATCACCAGGCGTCCCTGCGTGATGTGCTACAGACCCGTGAAGAAGAGCGTAGCCCTACTGGATCCGGAGAAATGCATAGGGTGCAAACTCTGCATGAAACTCGGATGTCCTGCTATCAGCTGGGAAGAGGACAAACCTGATATAAGCAAGCTTCTCTGCTGGCCTAATTGCGACCTTTGCGTTCAGGTTTGTCCTGTTGACGCTATCTCGAAGGACATGGAGGGATTGGAATGA
- a CDS encoding indolepyruvate oxidoreductase subunit beta, producing the protein MKPVTNVIICGTGGQGILLASEILCEAARLAGNDVKKSEVHGMAQRGGSVSSHVRFGEKVYSPLVEKGTADLILSMEKMEALRWAPFLKPSGILLSCDLEITPMTVNTGYAVYPDVLSMMKEQDIQCKMIPALEIAEELGNLRVVNVVLIGAASPFIPINEDYWYRAVEERVPPKALDVNIEAFRKGRHLSV; encoded by the coding sequence ATGAAACCCGTAACAAACGTGATCATATGCGGTACTGGAGGCCAGGGAATTCTGCTTGCCAGCGAGATCTTATGCGAAGCGGCCAGACTGGCCGGGAATGACGTAAAGAAGAGCGAAGTTCACGGGATGGCTCAGAGAGGCGGAAGTGTTTCCAGTCATGTCAGATTCGGAGAGAAAGTGTACAGCCCGCTGGTGGAAAAAGGAACGGCCGATCTTATCCTTTCAATGGAGAAGATGGAGGCATTGAGGTGGGCGCCCTTCCTGAAACCCTCCGGAATCCTTCTATCATGTGATCTCGAGATCACACCTATGACAGTTAACACAGGATATGCTGTATATCCCGATGTGTTATCCATGATGAAAGAGCAGGACATTCAATGCAAAATGATACCGGCGCTGGAGATAGCCGAGGAACTCGGTAACCTCAGAGTTGTCAATGTAGTGCTGATAGGAGCAGCATCTCCCTTTATTCCGATAAATGAGGATTACTGGTACAGGGCTGTCGAGGAAAGAGTTCCTCCAAAAGCTCTTGACGTGAACATTGAAGCGTTCAGAAAAGGAAGACATCTGTCAGTATGA